Proteins found in one Brevibacillus brevis genomic segment:
- a CDS encoding sigma-54 interaction domain-containing protein, with translation MDKKSIIFIARMDEFLQSVVSQYHELGIGDDIHVEAMRVDQLPLRPITPGALVIVSTKSIVPLVQPYVPKESSIIVAKRMLPYHNLRGMLEIPKGVKVLLVSDTKETAEENVELLRASGMDFELYPYYPGADYPPDIEIAVTPGEAEHVPPHIRKVVDIGYRIIDLSTWLAIYSHFKNGNFQKVTARAMQSLVDITKELNNEIQHAHLLSKYLEAIVNRIEDAVIAMDEKENIRFVNQKAIDTLQMEGNEVVGERASNCLPASFYQLIRQCEENKDVLVDWANKTYFFRKMHIVMEGSFLGSLLLFRQAAEIEKLEHDYRMRLYSKGLVAKYQFDDFYGESTPVQKIIQIARKIARSNSTVLLLGETGTGKELLAQAIHNASPRRREPFVGVNFAAISESLLESELFGYEEGAFTGARKGGHIGWFELAHKGTIFLDEIGDASTAIQNRLLRVLQERQIMRVGGSKIIPTDIRVIAATNQDLQRMIAEGAFRADLYYRLNILPIHLPPLRNRREDIPWLAHQFMKKYSYDLRRPPFTLTNEAMRALHEYDWPGNIRELENVIEYLAHVVEDEAYPYHLPFLREIPEAPLPVDGLHNECESIVTEYKKRGFLDEITAILQELAHGSGGRYTLLGQLQEQGHSVTLQQLRYRLKLLQQDELIQVGKGRQGSQISSKGESFLAYLHRMKAGERI, from the coding sequence ATGGACAAAAAATCGATTATATTTATTGCGAGAATGGATGAGTTTCTGCAGTCCGTCGTTAGTCAATATCATGAATTGGGAATCGGCGATGATATCCATGTCGAGGCGATGCGAGTCGACCAGCTTCCGTTACGCCCGATCACGCCTGGTGCTCTCGTTATTGTATCCACGAAAAGCATCGTCCCCCTTGTACAACCGTATGTGCCGAAAGAATCCAGCATCATCGTTGCCAAGCGAATGCTGCCATACCATAATTTGCGCGGCATGCTGGAAATCCCGAAAGGCGTGAAAGTGCTTCTCGTCAGTGACACCAAGGAAACTGCTGAAGAAAATGTGGAATTGCTGCGTGCGTCAGGGATGGATTTTGAACTATATCCTTATTATCCAGGTGCTGACTATCCGCCTGACATCGAGATTGCAGTAACGCCAGGGGAGGCAGAGCATGTCCCCCCGCACATTCGCAAAGTTGTCGATATCGGGTATCGGATCATCGATTTATCTACATGGCTTGCCATCTACTCTCATTTTAAAAACGGCAATTTTCAAAAGGTGACCGCACGCGCCATGCAATCGTTGGTCGATATTACCAAAGAGCTAAACAACGAGATTCAGCATGCGCATCTCTTGAGCAAATATTTGGAGGCCATCGTCAATCGAATCGAAGACGCAGTGATTGCCATGGACGAAAAAGAAAACATCCGTTTTGTCAATCAGAAAGCGATCGATACGTTGCAGATGGAAGGGAATGAAGTCGTCGGTGAGCGGGCGTCCAATTGCTTGCCTGCGAGTTTCTATCAGTTGATCCGGCAGTGTGAAGAGAATAAGGATGTTTTGGTAGATTGGGCGAACAAAACCTACTTTTTCCGCAAAATGCATATCGTCATGGAAGGAAGCTTTCTCGGGAGTCTGCTTTTGTTTCGTCAGGCGGCAGAAATTGAAAAGCTGGAGCATGATTATCGCATGCGTCTTTACAGCAAAGGATTGGTAGCCAAATACCAATTTGATGATTTTTATGGGGAGAGTACCCCTGTACAAAAAATCATTCAGATTGCCCGCAAAATCGCAAGAAGCAACTCCACCGTACTGTTGTTGGGAGAGACAGGGACAGGGAAGGAATTGCTCGCCCAGGCTATCCACAATGCTTCGCCACGCAGAAGAGAGCCGTTTGTTGGGGTCAACTTCGCTGCCATATCGGAATCTCTTTTGGAAAGCGAGCTGTTCGGCTATGAAGAAGGAGCTTTTACCGGAGCGCGTAAAGGTGGACATATCGGTTGGTTTGAATTGGCCCACAAAGGGACCATTTTTCTCGATGAGATCGGAGATGCCAGCACCGCTATTCAAAACCGACTGCTGCGTGTTTTGCAAGAACGACAGATTATGCGCGTAGGTGGCAGCAAGATCATCCCGACAGATATTCGCGTCATCGCAGCAACGAATCAAGATTTGCAGCGGATGATTGCGGAAGGGGCCTTCCGTGCTGATTTGTATTATCGTCTGAATATCTTGCCGATTCATTTGCCGCCCCTGCGGAACAGACGGGAGGATATCCCGTGGTTGGCCCATCAATTTATGAAAAAATATTCCTATGATTTGCGCCGTCCGCCGTTTACGTTGACCAATGAAGCGATGCGGGCGCTCCATGAGTACGATTGGCCTGGAAATATTCGCGAGCTCGAAAATGTAATCGAGTATTTAGCGCATGTCGTGGAGGATGAAGCGTATCCGTATCATTTACCATTTCTACGGGAAATACCGGAAGCGCCGTTGCCTGTAGATGGTCTACACAACGAATGTGAAAGTATCGTCACCGAATATAAAAAACGGGGATTTCTGGATGAAATCACGGCTATTTTGCAGGAGCTGGCGCACGGAAGCGGCGGACGCTATACGCTACTTGGGCAGTTGCAAGAACAAGGTCACTCGGTTACCTTGCAACAGCTGCGCTATCGCCTGAAGCTTTTGCAGCAGGATGAGCTGATTCAAGTGGGAAAAGGAAGACAAGGAAGTCAGATTTCCTCGAAAGGTGAATCGTTTCTTGCCTATCTACATCGGATGAAAGCAGGGGAACGCATATGA
- the pepV gene encoding dipeptidase PepV gives MSDYWRQQALLQREQYLDDLKSFLSINSIEDMTTAKEGKPFGEGVAAALEAMLERGELDGFQIKNLDGYAGTIEFGSGEEEIGVLVHIDVVTVGEGWTTPPFEPSIRDGRIYARGAIDDKGPAMAAYYALKLVKDSGLPLTKRVRMIIGTDEESGWLCMKHFAQRDRIPPIGFSPDSSFPMTHAEKGQINPTLTIPAMETIVPNGVWQLASFVSGDQGNSVPEKAVALVRLDSQARQEVVLSRLAEDWEMFLNENHTTGRMELVGLGQLQFTLAGKPAHGMAPFQGVNAGTLLATFLRSYPFGGSSLSFLTMLADILHEDYFAHQLHMACEDEVSGKLTVNAGILHYDSSEGGTVRLNIRYPATVSCEEYVEKLKQRTAELGWTISALRTSKSHYVPKDHPVISTLSRVYEEHTGEPATLLSSGGATYAKIMPYGVAFGPLFPGKESMAHLTDEYAEIDDLLRAMAIYAHAIYELAK, from the coding sequence ATGAGCGATTACTGGCGGCAGCAAGCGCTTTTGCAAAGAGAGCAGTACCTGGATGATTTGAAATCTTTTCTTTCCATTAACAGCATCGAAGACATGACGACGGCAAAAGAAGGAAAGCCATTTGGTGAAGGTGTTGCCGCTGCGCTTGAAGCCATGCTCGAACGCGGTGAACTGGATGGCTTCCAGATCAAAAACCTGGATGGTTACGCGGGGACAATCGAGTTCGGCAGTGGGGAAGAAGAGATCGGCGTGCTCGTTCATATCGATGTCGTCACTGTGGGAGAAGGTTGGACGACCCCGCCTTTTGAACCGAGCATTCGCGACGGTCGCATCTATGCACGGGGAGCGATTGATGACAAAGGCCCAGCGATGGCTGCGTACTATGCGCTAAAGCTGGTCAAGGATTCAGGCTTGCCACTGACAAAACGCGTGCGAATGATCATCGGAACAGATGAAGAGAGCGGCTGGCTGTGCATGAAGCATTTTGCCCAGCGTGATCGCATCCCGCCGATTGGCTTTTCACCTGATTCCTCCTTTCCGATGACACATGCCGAGAAGGGACAGATCAACCCAACGTTGACGATTCCAGCGATGGAAACAATCGTACCAAATGGTGTGTGGCAACTAGCTTCCTTTGTCTCCGGTGACCAAGGCAACAGTGTTCCCGAAAAAGCAGTCGCTCTTGTACGGCTGGACTCTCAGGCGCGGCAGGAGGTCGTCCTTTCTCGATTGGCAGAAGACTGGGAGATGTTTCTGAATGAAAATCACACAACTGGTCGTATGGAACTGGTAGGGCTGGGACAGTTGCAATTCACGCTCGCAGGAAAGCCAGCTCATGGGATGGCGCCATTCCAAGGTGTGAATGCGGGAACCTTGTTGGCTACTTTTTTACGCTCGTATCCGTTTGGTGGCTCCAGTTTGTCTTTTCTTACGATGTTGGCTGATATTCTGCATGAAGATTATTTTGCTCACCAGCTGCATATGGCTTGTGAGGATGAAGTGTCAGGCAAGCTGACGGTCAATGCGGGGATATTGCATTACGATTCCAGCGAAGGGGGCACAGTTCGGCTCAATATACGCTATCCGGCGACTGTCTCCTGTGAAGAATACGTAGAGAAATTGAAGCAAAGGACTGCAGAGCTGGGCTGGACGATTTCCGCTTTGCGGACATCCAAGTCGCATTATGTACCCAAAGATCATCCTGTGATAAGTACTTTGTCGCGGGTGTACGAGGAGCACACGGGAGAGCCGGCGACCCTTCTTTCCTCAGGTGGAGCAACTTACGCCAAAATCATGCCGTATGGTGTTGCTTTCGGCCCGCTCTTTCCAGGCAAAGAATCCATGGCCCATCTGACTGATGAATATGCCGAGATTGACGACCTGCTGCGTGCCATGGCGATTTACGCGCATGCCATTTACGAGCTGGCTAAGTAA
- a CDS encoding ABC transporter permease has product MSNYLVKRILMMFVTLWIIVTLTFALMHAIPGNPFASESDQLPEQILNNLRAKYNLDEPLPVQYVLYLKNLLMLDLGPSIKSDSRGVNDMISDGFAASAWLGVQAIGIALLFGISLGIIAALNRNKWLDYVAMALAVLGVAIPSFIMAPLLINFFAIKLPLFPVATWGTWMHTILPSLALAFGPVAVITRYMRASMIEVMNQNYIRTAEAKGIPMLIIVVRHGIRNAILPVVTFLGPLIASLITGTFVVEKIFAIPGIGKYFVDGIFNRDYPVILGTTIFYSAILIFTIFLIDMAYTLIDPRIKLTNKER; this is encoded by the coding sequence ATGTCAAACTATCTGGTAAAACGTATTTTGATGATGTTCGTCACCCTGTGGATTATCGTGACGCTGACGTTTGCCTTGATGCATGCCATTCCGGGGAACCCGTTTGCCTCCGAGTCGGATCAACTGCCAGAGCAAATTCTCAATAATTTACGTGCCAAATACAACTTGGACGAACCATTACCTGTTCAATACGTTTTATATCTGAAAAATCTGTTAATGCTTGACTTGGGCCCATCCATCAAATCAGACTCTCGTGGAGTCAATGACATGATTTCCGATGGCTTTGCAGCATCTGCGTGGTTGGGTGTGCAAGCGATTGGGATCGCACTCCTTTTCGGAATTTCGTTGGGCATCATCGCAGCGCTCAATCGCAACAAATGGCTGGACTACGTTGCCATGGCGCTTGCCGTATTGGGGGTAGCCATTCCGAGCTTCATTATGGCACCGCTTCTGATCAATTTCTTCGCGATCAAGTTGCCGCTCTTTCCCGTTGCGACATGGGGTACGTGGATGCATACGATACTGCCTTCATTGGCGCTCGCCTTTGGTCCAGTTGCGGTCATTACCCGCTACATGCGTGCCAGCATGATTGAGGTCATGAACCAGAACTACATTCGAACAGCAGAGGCAAAGGGGATTCCCATGCTTATCATTGTCGTCAGACATGGAATTCGCAATGCGATTCTGCCTGTGGTCACCTTTCTTGGTCCTTTGATTGCCAGTTTGATAACGGGAACCTTTGTCGTGGAAAAAATCTTTGCAATCCCGGGCATTGGCAAGTACTTCGTAGACGGCATTTTCAACCGTGACTATCCGGTCATTTTGGGTACGACGATTTTTTACAGTGCGATTCTGATTTTTACCATTTTCCTGATTGATATGGCATACACCCTGATTGACCCACGGATCAAGCTGACCAACAAGGAGAGATAA
- a CDS encoding ABC transporter permease, with protein MEHKVDPLFRPLAKNIQANVIARPSLSNGQQVVRKLLKNKLAMLGLFIILALVGMAIIGPNLVPYSYSDQSLLTKNQEISAEHWFGTDELGRDMFARTWYGARISLTIGIVAAFIDLVIGVTVGGIAGYMAGRGKRGDRIDTIIMRIIEVLYGLPYLLVVILLMVVMEPGMLTIIIALSATGWVGMARLVRGQILQLKNQEFILAAQVLGAKFSRILLKHLIPNTFGVIIVNLTFTIPSAIFAESFLSFLGLGVQAPVASWGTMTNDGLGVILTGDWWRLFFPALMISLTMFAFNVFGDGLQDALDPRLRD; from the coding sequence ATGGAGCACAAAGTGGACCCGTTGTTTCGCCCGTTGGCGAAAAATATACAGGCGAATGTCATTGCACGACCCAGTCTCAGCAATGGGCAGCAGGTCGTTCGGAAGCTGCTGAAAAACAAGCTGGCTATGCTGGGCCTTTTCATTATTCTCGCTTTGGTTGGCATGGCGATCATTGGACCGAATCTCGTGCCGTATAGTTATTCCGACCAGAGCTTGCTGACCAAAAATCAGGAAATTTCCGCAGAGCATTGGTTCGGGACGGATGAGCTGGGACGTGACATGTTTGCCCGTACGTGGTATGGGGCGAGGATTTCTTTGACGATTGGCATTGTCGCGGCATTCATCGACCTGGTTATCGGAGTGACAGTCGGGGGAATTGCGGGTTATATGGCAGGGCGAGGCAAACGAGGGGATCGCATCGATACGATCATCATGCGTATTATCGAGGTTTTGTATGGGCTGCCGTATTTGCTGGTCGTCATTTTGCTCATGGTCGTGATGGAGCCGGGAATGCTGACGATTATTATTGCCCTGTCTGCTACGGGCTGGGTCGGCATGGCGCGGTTGGTCCGCGGACAAATCCTGCAATTGAAAAATCAAGAGTTCATTCTGGCTGCCCAAGTACTGGGGGCGAAGTTTTCACGAATTTTGCTCAAGCATCTGATTCCCAACACATTTGGCGTCATTATCGTCAATCTGACCTTTACGATTCCATCGGCCATTTTTGCGGAATCTTTTCTCAGCTTTCTTGGACTCGGTGTACAAGCTCCCGTCGCCAGTTGGGGGACGATGACAAACGATGGCTTGGGCGTTATTTTGACGGGTGATTGGTGGCGACTGTTTTTCCCGGCATTGATGATCTCGCTGACGATGTTCGCCTTTAACGTATTCGGCGACGGTTTGCAGGATGCGCTTGATCCGCGTCTACGCGATTAG
- a CDS encoding ABC transporter ATP-binding protein, which produces MNQHLLTIDNLRVNFKTYGGEVQAVRGVSFYVDKGETVAIVGESGCGKSVTAQAIMGLIPNPPGKIVGGKVVFEGTEISHLPKKELLGIRGTQIGMVFQDPMTALNPTMKVGAQIVEGFVRSHQVSREEARKRAIEMLSLVGIPDPEKRIDQYPHQFSGGMRQRVVIAIALACQPKLVIADEPTTALDVTIQAQILDLLKRLQEEQELSVVIITHDLGVVAEIAHRMVVMYAGIVVETGTVEDVFASPRHPYTWGLMRSLPRLDEGEKQRLIPIEGSPPDLFNPPVGCPFAARCDFAMEICEQQMPVTSEFGRGHQAACWLHDPRAPRIEELVAAGRQGV; this is translated from the coding sequence ATGAATCAGCATTTGCTGACAATCGATAACTTGCGGGTGAATTTCAAGACATATGGTGGCGAGGTACAAGCTGTGCGCGGTGTGTCCTTTTACGTGGATAAAGGGGAGACTGTTGCCATCGTAGGGGAGAGTGGATGTGGCAAGAGCGTTACAGCTCAAGCGATTATGGGATTAATCCCTAACCCACCTGGAAAAATCGTCGGGGGCAAGGTTGTATTTGAAGGAACGGAGATCAGTCACTTGCCCAAAAAAGAGCTGCTCGGTATTCGCGGAACGCAGATCGGCATGGTGTTTCAAGACCCGATGACGGCGCTCAATCCGACGATGAAGGTAGGGGCACAAATCGTAGAGGGGTTCGTTCGCAGTCATCAAGTATCGAGAGAGGAAGCGAGAAAGCGAGCGATTGAGATGCTTTCACTCGTAGGAATACCCGATCCGGAAAAGCGAATCGATCAGTACCCGCACCAATTCAGCGGAGGGATGCGTCAGCGTGTGGTCATTGCGATTGCTCTTGCTTGCCAACCCAAGCTGGTGATTGCTGATGAGCCGACGACAGCACTGGATGTGACGATTCAGGCGCAGATTTTGGATTTGCTCAAGCGATTGCAAGAGGAACAGGAGTTATCTGTTGTGATTATTACGCATGATTTGGGAGTCGTAGCGGAGATTGCTCATCGCATGGTTGTCATGTATGCGGGGATAGTTGTAGAGACGGGTACGGTTGAGGACGTTTTTGCAAGTCCTCGTCACCCGTATACATGGGGACTCATGCGTTCTCTTCCACGGCTGGATGAAGGCGAAAAGCAACGGCTGATTCCCATCGAAGGCAGTCCTCCAGATTTGTTCAATCCCCCAGTCGGCTGTCCGTTTGCTGCACGTTGTGATTTTGCGATGGAGATATGCGAACAGCAGATGCCCGTAACGAGCGAATTCGGTCGTGGACATCAGGCTGCTTGTTGGCTTCACGATCCACGGGCACCGCGAATAGAGGAGCTGGTGGCAGCAGGGAGGCAGGGAGTATGA
- a CDS encoding ABC transporter ATP-binding protein, with the protein MTEALLDVRDLKKYFSLGTGFDLKAVDGVSFTINKGETFGLVGESGCGKSTLGRTIIRLYDHTDGEVLFKGKNVHQLRGKEAGQFNRDAQMIFQDPQASLNPRMTVEDIIAEGLDIHHLNRGMRRERVAELLHLVGLHKDHAQRFPHEFSGGQRQRIGIARALAVEPEFIIADEPISALDVSIQAQVVNLLEDLQHDRGLTYLFIAHDLSMVKHISNRIGVMYLGKMVELASSYELYARPLHPYTQALLSSVPVPDPTVKRERIVLQGDLPSPANKPSGCGFRTRCPLVQPRCAEEVPRWQEAQPGHWVACHLIES; encoded by the coding sequence ATGACAGAGGCTTTGCTTGATGTTCGCGATTTGAAAAAGTATTTTTCACTTGGAACGGGATTTGATTTGAAAGCAGTTGATGGTGTTTCGTTTACGATCAACAAAGGGGAGACTTTCGGTCTGGTCGGCGAAAGTGGCTGCGGGAAGTCTACACTAGGCCGGACGATTATTCGCCTGTATGACCATACAGATGGCGAAGTGCTGTTCAAAGGGAAGAATGTTCATCAGCTTCGGGGAAAAGAAGCGGGGCAGTTCAACCGGGATGCCCAGATGATTTTCCAGGACCCGCAAGCAAGTCTGAACCCGCGTATGACCGTGGAGGATATTATTGCAGAGGGCTTGGACATCCACCATCTGAATCGCGGAATGAGACGAGAGCGTGTGGCGGAACTGCTCCATCTAGTGGGTTTGCATAAGGACCATGCGCAGCGTTTTCCGCATGAATTCAGTGGGGGACAGCGCCAACGGATCGGAATCGCGCGGGCGTTGGCAGTAGAGCCGGAATTTATTATTGCCGACGAGCCGATCTCTGCACTCGACGTCTCGATTCAAGCACAAGTCGTCAATTTATTGGAGGATTTGCAGCATGATCGCGGATTGACCTATTTGTTCATCGCGCATGATCTGTCCATGGTCAAACATATTTCCAACCGGATTGGCGTCATGTATTTGGGCAAAATGGTCGAGCTGGCGTCGAGCTATGAGCTGTACGCTCGTCCGTTGCACCCGTATACGCAGGCTTTGCTCTCTTCTGTGCCAGTGCCGGACCCGACGGTAAAGCGAGAGCGTATCGTTTTGCAGGGAGATTTGCCAAGTCCAGCCAACAAGCCGAGTGGCTGCGGTTTTCGTACACGCTGCCCACTCGTACAACCTCGTTGTGCGGAAGAAGTGCCGAGGTGGCAGGAGGCACAACCCGGGCATTGGGTGGCTTGTCATTTGATAGAGTCGTAA
- a CDS encoding DUF3899 domain-containing protein, which produces MKKWLILLLALSVICSVILGITIQADTLVPLINQSFLIGLFLLIAGSIAVVTRSGFFTIFLRGFKQLKGMFFRKPRMMDSDIVQANDLAFEEKKESFVRIGTSLFLTSGTGLIVFSIVLTCFYYL; this is translated from the coding sequence TTGAAAAAATGGCTCATTCTCCTACTCGCTCTCTCCGTGATCTGCAGTGTGATTTTAGGGATTACCATACAAGCCGATACGTTGGTGCCATTGATTAACCAGAGCTTTTTAATCGGGCTTTTCCTGTTGATCGCAGGGAGTATTGCCGTCGTGACACGTTCTGGATTTTTCACGATTTTTCTGCGTGGCTTCAAGCAACTGAAAGGGATGTTTTTCCGCAAACCTCGCATGATGGACAGTGATATCGTTCAAGCTAACGACCTTGCTTTCGAGGAAAAAAAAGAGTCGTTCGTACGAATCGGAACCTCGCTTTTTCTCACGTCGGGCACTGGGCTGATTGTCTTCTCGATCGTTCTAACCTGTTTCTACTATCTTTAA
- a CDS encoding LysR family transcriptional regulator produces the protein MTLFQMEVLVAVTNTGNFTRAGEQIGLSQSGVSHTIGALEKELGISLFTRNRSGVKLTAAGEKIVASARTILENVSLIKQVAAESNEHVEATLRIASFPSITAQILPKLLKSVESHYPHMQTKLYEGSYQEIKEWIVSGVVDVGFHVWPDDELEGILLTTDALQAVVPANHPLAKEPALTLEQLARESFLMPMAGCHLLIGAEFAKAGLTPNVSYEVADNTTILAMVESGVGVTVVPSLTLPAQLPDVAVIPITPPLSRQIGLAVRSLREAPPAVQAFLREAESIAPTL, from the coding sequence ATGACTTTGTTTCAAATGGAAGTCCTTGTGGCTGTCACCAACACTGGCAACTTCACACGAGCAGGAGAGCAAATCGGTTTAAGCCAGTCGGGTGTCAGTCATACGATCGGCGCACTGGAGAAAGAGCTCGGCATATCCTTGTTCACCCGCAATCGCAGCGGTGTTAAGCTGACCGCAGCTGGCGAAAAAATCGTCGCCTCTGCCCGGACGATATTGGAAAACGTCTCACTGATTAAACAGGTGGCTGCCGAATCAAACGAGCATGTGGAGGCAACGCTCCGGATTGCTTCTTTTCCCAGCATAACTGCTCAGATCCTGCCAAAATTGCTAAAGTCGGTAGAAAGTCACTATCCGCATATGCAAACAAAGCTATATGAAGGAAGCTATCAAGAAATAAAAGAATGGATTGTCTCGGGGGTTGTCGATGTCGGTTTTCATGTGTGGCCCGATGACGAGCTGGAGGGAATTTTGCTAACGACAGACGCCCTGCAGGCTGTCGTGCCAGCCAATCATCCCCTGGCAAAAGAGCCCGCGCTGACCTTGGAGCAATTAGCCCGCGAATCGTTTCTCATGCCCATGGCGGGCTGTCACTTGTTGATTGGCGCGGAATTTGCCAAGGCTGGGCTTACACCAAATGTTTCCTATGAAGTCGCTGATAATACAACGATCTTGGCCATGGTAGAAAGCGGTGTTGGGGTGACAGTCGTTCCGTCACTGACTCTACCAGCGCAACTACCCGATGTCGCTGTCATACCAATCACGCCGCCTCTCTCTCGGCAAATCGGCTTGGCTGTACGTTCGCTTCGTGAAGCCCCACCTGCCGTTCAAGCCTTTTTGCGGGAAGCAGAGAGCATTGCACCCACACTATAA
- a CDS encoding PhzF family phenazine biosynthesis protein, with amino-acid sequence MNHVSVYHVDAFTKEPFAGNPAGVIPEAGTLTLQQMQKIANELNLPESAFLMPSDHPGADFRIRYFSPSVEIDFCGHATVGSAWILATERGWLEKGSRIVFETNVGLIPVQLVKEDGQLQRVEMTQIKPSVQEIELDSEEVARLVGITLPDLDDRYPMKLASTGNRHLLVPVRTRQAIDAAQPLLSSLAEMNREHGITTTHLFTWDAPEGYDLYTRDFAPAIGIAEDPVTGAANGALAGYLALEELIPAGKVTQLVIGQGHAIGRPGKLYVTVDRSGEEPVIRVAGEAHLTIAGQMRG; translated from the coding sequence ATGAATCATGTGAGCGTATATCATGTGGACGCGTTTACGAAAGAGCCGTTTGCAGGCAATCCCGCGGGCGTCATCCCGGAAGCAGGTACTTTGACTTTACAACAAATGCAGAAAATTGCCAATGAGTTGAATCTTCCTGAGTCTGCCTTTTTGATGCCATCCGACCATCCAGGAGCAGATTTTCGCATTCGCTACTTTTCTCCTTCGGTTGAGATCGATTTCTGCGGCCATGCGACAGTGGGTTCTGCTTGGATATTGGCGACAGAACGCGGATGGTTGGAAAAGGGTAGCCGTATCGTGTTTGAGACAAACGTCGGTTTGATTCCTGTTCAATTGGTGAAGGAGGATGGCCAGTTACAGCGAGTGGAAATGACCCAAATCAAGCCTTCTGTGCAGGAGATTGAATTAGACAGCGAAGAGGTAGCGAGGCTGGTTGGCATAACATTGCCCGATCTGGATGATCGCTATCCGATGAAGCTCGCTTCCACTGGCAATAGGCATCTGCTCGTTCCGGTTCGCACTCGTCAGGCAATCGATGCAGCGCAGCCATTGCTTTCTTCGCTGGCAGAAATGAACAGGGAACACGGCATCACAACCACCCATTTGTTTACGTGGGATGCTCCTGAAGGCTATGACTTGTATACGAGGGATTTTGCGCCTGCGATTGGGATTGCGGAAGATCCGGTAACAGGTGCTGCAAACGGGGCACTGGCTGGCTATCTGGCATTGGAAGAGTTGATTCCTGCTGGCAAAGTAACGCAACTCGTCATAGGGCAAGGACATGCGATTGGTCGGCCAGGAAAGCTGTATGTAACGGTTGATCGATCTGGAGAGGAGCCTGTTATTCGTGTAGCGGGTGAGGCGCATTTGACGATTGCGGGACAGATGAGGGGATAA